The following coding sequences are from one Leptospira mayottensis 200901116 window:
- the hslV gene encoding ATP-dependent protease subunit HslV, whose protein sequence is MPKNKIRSTTILCVRKSGKVAIGGDGQVSMGNTVMKNTAKKIRRLYDGKILSGFAGSAADAFTLFELFEKKVQEFGGSLSRSAVELAREWRTDRMLRKLEALLIVADKEESFLISGTGDVISPDEGVIAIGSGGNYALAAAKALYDHTNLSAREIVESSMKIAANICIYTNDHITIEEIL, encoded by the coding sequence ATGCCAAAAAATAAAATTCGTTCCACAACTATTCTCTGTGTACGTAAAAGCGGAAAAGTCGCCATCGGTGGCGACGGTCAGGTTTCTATGGGAAACACTGTCATGAAAAATACCGCAAAAAAAATCAGAAGGCTCTACGACGGGAAAATTCTTTCCGGTTTTGCAGGTTCGGCTGCGGATGCGTTCACTCTCTTTGAACTTTTTGAAAAGAAGGTTCAAGAATTTGGAGGAAGTCTTTCCAGAAGTGCCGTGGAACTTGCAAGGGAATGGAGAACAGACCGAATGCTTCGAAAACTTGAGGCACTTTTAATCGTCGCGGATAAGGAAGAATCTTTTTTGATTTCGGGAACCGGAGATGTAATTTCACCTGACGAAGGAGTGATTGCGATCGGTTCCGGAGGCAACTATGCCTTAGCCGCGGCTAAGGCTCTTTACGATCATACAAATTTGTCTGCGAGAGAAATCGTAGAGTCATCCATGAAGATCGCAGCGAACATTTGTATTTATACAAATGATCATATTACCATAGAAGAAATTCTTTAA
- the xerC gene encoding tyrosine recombinase XerC, with protein sequence MGDYPFQFPKFPSSFLNETAEKFINYLKIEKNYSQNTINAYSIDLKFFFEFCEKEQLDILQIEPVDIRSYFAYLAKEQDLDRRSQSRKLSSLRTFYKVLLRDDQIESNPATQISFPKVRKEVPKNFRINETEEILEFEAEKTSEVLEIRDRAMIEVLYSSGLRVFELVNAKLGSLSKDLTILKVLGKGQKERFVYFGKEAVDSLQQYLEYRNISFPDAKEIFLNQKGKKLTTRGVRYILNERRKKMGWEKKITPHKFRHTFATDLLDAGADIRAVQELLGHSSLSTTQIYLSVSKEKIKEVYRKAHPHAKK encoded by the coding sequence TTGGGCGATTATCCTTTCCAATTTCCTAAATTTCCTTCCTCGTTTCTCAATGAAACTGCGGAAAAATTCATAAACTACTTAAAAATTGAAAAAAACTATTCGCAGAATACTATCAATGCTTATAGTATCGATTTGAAATTCTTCTTCGAATTTTGTGAAAAAGAACAACTCGATATACTTCAAATTGAGCCGGTAGATATCCGGTCTTACTTCGCTTATCTTGCAAAAGAACAGGATCTCGACCGCAGATCTCAAAGTAGGAAGTTATCTTCTCTTAGAACCTTTTATAAAGTTCTCCTCCGAGACGATCAGATCGAATCCAATCCGGCCACGCAGATCAGTTTCCCGAAAGTCAGGAAAGAAGTTCCTAAAAATTTCAGAATCAATGAAACCGAAGAGATCCTAGAGTTCGAAGCGGAAAAAACTTCCGAGGTTTTGGAGATTAGAGACAGAGCTATGATCGAAGTTTTATATTCTTCCGGTCTTCGGGTATTCGAGCTTGTAAATGCAAAATTAGGTTCCCTTTCCAAGGATCTAACAATTCTTAAAGTTCTCGGAAAGGGGCAAAAGGAAAGATTTGTGTATTTCGGTAAGGAAGCCGTCGATTCTTTGCAGCAATATTTGGAATATAGAAACATTTCTTTTCCGGATGCGAAAGAAATTTTTCTGAATCAAAAAGGAAAGAAACTGACGACTCGAGGCGTGCGTTATATTTTGAATGAGAGAAGAAAAAAAATGGGTTGGGAAAAAAAGATCACGCCCCATAAATTCAGGCATACCTTTGCAACCGATCTCCTTGATGCGGGGGCAGATATCAGAGCGGTACAGGAATTACTCGGACATTCTTCTCTCTCCACAACTCAGATCTATTTGAGTGTAAGTAAGGAAAAAATCAAAGAAGTTTATAGAAAGGCTCATCCTCATGCCAAAAAATAA
- a CDS encoding 4-hydroxybenzoate octaprenyltransferase, translated as MNTSLTSLKQYGSLIKFSHTLFALPFAGIAFILAFLKTHGKSIWDWTILSILILLSMVFARSAAMGFNRIVDTNIDAQNERTKKREIPTGKISKRSAILFVVLSSLGFFIASWFINPMTWRLSFPTLIILLGYSFSKRFTWLCHFILGFSIGLAPLATWVAIREEIVLEPILWTIGLAFNLAGFDILYALQDQDFDRKEGLYSIPARFGRKNSLSIAIVSHVFCICFLFAAGIVSNLGPIFLIFLTATGYLLFQEHKIARASGENLLPTKFYQFHSYISLVLFTGLLLDRIFYLAILDGKTYLK; from the coding sequence ATGAATACATCTCTAACCTCCCTGAAGCAATATGGAAGTCTCATCAAGTTTTCTCATACTCTATTCGCTCTTCCTTTTGCAGGAATCGCGTTTATTCTTGCATTCTTAAAGACGCACGGAAAATCCATTTGGGATTGGACGATCCTTTCGATTCTTATTTTGCTTTCGATGGTCTTTGCAAGATCTGCGGCGATGGGTTTTAATCGAATCGTGGATACGAACATCGACGCACAAAATGAGCGCACCAAAAAACGAGAAATTCCGACAGGAAAAATTTCAAAACGTTCTGCGATATTGTTCGTCGTTTTATCTTCTTTAGGATTTTTTATTGCGAGCTGGTTTATCAATCCTATGACCTGGCGACTTTCTTTTCCGACTCTTATAATTCTTTTGGGATATTCTTTCTCAAAAAGATTTACTTGGCTTTGCCATTTCATTTTAGGCTTTTCGATTGGTCTGGCGCCTCTTGCAACTTGGGTCGCGATACGAGAAGAAATCGTCTTAGAACCGATTCTGTGGACAATTGGGCTTGCTTTCAACCTTGCAGGGTTTGATATTCTTTACGCTCTTCAAGATCAGGATTTCGATCGAAAGGAAGGTCTTTATTCGATTCCCGCAAGGTTCGGAAGAAAAAATTCTCTTTCAATCGCAATCGTAAGCCACGTTTTTTGCATCTGTTTTTTATTTGCGGCGGGAATCGTTTCGAATCTCGGACCGATCTTTTTAATTTTTTTGACGGCTACGGGATATCTCCTGTTTCAAGAACATAAAATCGCGAGAGCTTCGGGAGAAAATCTTCTTCCTACAAAATTCTATCAGTTTCATTCTTACATATCCTTAGTTCTTTTCACGGGATTATTGTTGGACCGGATTTTTTATCTTGCGATTCTTGACGGCAAAACGTATTTAAAATGA
- a CDS encoding UbiX family flavin prenyltransferase, whose protein sequence is MRIVLGMAGASGSIYAERFIKALFTIEGTTFFICSPASLRVFREEMECKVSSPKELLDFIISKYKIQNTSHVFEIRNFADIGADIGSGSNSWKGMVILPCSMKTIASINAGMTENLIERAADVTLKERRTLLLVPRETPYNRIHLKNMLELHDAGGIILPASPGFYQIPKTLEDLGDFISERIFRLLGMELDLYPRWTPRNNNLELGNNFY, encoded by the coding sequence ATGAGAATTGTTTTAGGAATGGCCGGGGCAAGCGGTTCCATCTATGCCGAAAGATTTATCAAAGCGCTTTTTACGATCGAAGGAACTACGTTCTTCATCTGCAGTCCGGCTTCTCTTAGAGTATTCCGAGAAGAAATGGAATGTAAGGTTTCCTCGCCGAAGGAACTCTTAGATTTTATAATTTCGAAATATAAGATTCAGAATACTTCTCATGTCTTTGAAATCCGCAATTTTGCTGATATAGGAGCGGATATTGGTTCGGGCTCCAATTCTTGGAAAGGGATGGTGATTCTTCCTTGTTCCATGAAGACGATCGCTTCTATTAACGCAGGTATGACAGAGAATCTTATCGAAAGAGCGGCCGACGTTACTTTGAAAGAAAGAAGAACTCTTTTACTCGTTCCCAGGGAAACGCCTTACAATCGGATTCACTTGAAAAATATGCTAGAACTTCATGACGCAGGCGGAATCATTCTTCCTGCTTCTCCCGGATTTTATCAGATACCTAAAACATTGGAGGATTTGGGCGATTTCATCAGCGAAAGAATTTTTAGGCTTTTAGGCATGGAGCTGGACCTATATCCCCGATGGACTCCTCGTAATAACAACCTTGAGTTGGGAAACAATTTTTATTAA
- a CDS encoding Mrp/NBP35 family ATP-binding protein, producing the protein MATIETAKIQRELTKIKHPELKKDIVSLGMISSLDIQEGETNILLKTPNQDRRVQIGLEAQIRQILTKLEGIGKVKIKFEVDPKLVLDDSNKIPGVTNVIAIGSGKGGVGKSTVTVNLAAVAVSLGYKVGILDADIYGPSIGKMFGVNGRVALKAEEDKIYPLIKDGIKLISFSFLIDEKQPVVWRGPMLGKAVEQFLYDIVWDELDYLFIDLPPGTGDVQLSLAQLIDLDGAVIVTTPQTVALLDATRASAMFSQVKVPILGVVENMSEFICPECGHASAIFSKGGGQKLAESSKASFLGGIPLTMDIMNAGEDGNPIVLKDKEGPVYQAYKTIFDNLNEEIKKWE; encoded by the coding sequence ATGGCAACGATTGAAACGGCTAAAATTCAAAGAGAATTGACTAAAATCAAACATCCAGAACTCAAAAAGGATATCGTCTCTCTCGGTATGATCAGCTCTCTCGATATCCAAGAGGGAGAAACTAATATTCTCCTCAAAACCCCAAACCAAGATAGAAGGGTTCAGATCGGTCTGGAAGCACAGATCCGCCAGATTCTTACCAAACTGGAAGGAATCGGAAAAGTGAAGATTAAGTTCGAAGTGGATCCTAAACTTGTTCTTGATGATTCCAATAAGATTCCGGGTGTTACGAATGTGATCGCAATTGGTTCTGGAAAAGGCGGAGTCGGTAAATCAACTGTTACGGTGAACCTTGCTGCAGTTGCGGTCTCGCTTGGATACAAAGTTGGAATTTTAGATGCGGATATTTACGGACCTTCCATCGGAAAAATGTTTGGAGTCAACGGAAGAGTCGCGTTGAAAGCCGAAGAAGATAAAATTTATCCTCTGATAAAAGACGGAATCAAACTCATTTCGTTTTCCTTTTTGATTGATGAAAAACAACCAGTCGTTTGGAGAGGACCGATGCTTGGAAAAGCTGTGGAACAATTTCTCTATGACATTGTATGGGATGAACTTGATTATCTTTTTATTGATCTTCCGCCAGGGACGGGAGACGTTCAACTTTCACTCGCTCAGCTGATTGATTTAGATGGTGCCGTAATTGTAACCACACCTCAAACGGTTGCACTTTTGGATGCAACTCGAGCTTCTGCAATGTTCTCTCAAGTGAAAGTTCCGATACTTGGGGTTGTTGAAAATATGAGTGAGTTCATCTGTCCCGAGTGTGGACATGCTTCTGCCATATTTAGTAAAGGTGGAGGGCAGAAATTAGCCGAATCATCCAAAGCAAGTTTTCTTGGTGGCATTCCTCTTACAATGGACATTATGAATGCCGGAGAAGACGGCAACCCTATTGTACTTAAGGATAAAGAAGGTCCTGTATATCAAGCTTACAAAACTATATTTGATAACTTAAATGAGGAAATAAAAAAGTGGGAATAA
- a CDS encoding metallophosphoesterase family protein has protein sequence MKILHLSDLHFPTSVPFFQLKGKMFVGYLNYNLRRRKKYPKNIWDSILNFILETKPDAIVISGDITNVSHEEEFKVALKTLSELPQEKVFYIPGNHDRYVRQSMGENALYEKYFSKLSGESISHNAHYIRIKKIKDLHFVGWDSSIPLSILNAYGKIRPEVVIQTKKTLSERKIRNYVLVCHHPIWNPANRQETVHHKLLNREEIASLLKEQPPLVYLHGHVHTNWVKFPGNELPYYVVNSASSTRLPDTTHESGFHLLEIQKHNVEIQRYTYNLEKSKFTEAPLVSYSEKE, from the coding sequence ATGAAAATCCTTCATCTTTCAGATTTACACTTTCCGACTTCAGTTCCATTCTTTCAACTCAAGGGAAAGATGTTTGTGGGATACTTAAATTATAATCTTAGAAGAAGGAAAAAATATCCTAAAAATATTTGGGACTCGATTTTAAACTTCATTCTTGAAACGAAACCTGATGCGATCGTTATATCAGGAGACATTACCAACGTATCTCACGAAGAGGAATTCAAAGTAGCCTTAAAAACGTTAAGCGAACTTCCTCAAGAGAAGGTTTTTTATATTCCGGGAAATCACGATCGTTACGTGAGACAGTCCATGGGAGAAAACGCTTTGTACGAAAAGTATTTCTCCAAACTTTCCGGAGAATCAATTTCCCATAATGCGCACTATATCCGAATCAAAAAGATCAAAGACCTTCACTTTGTAGGTTGGGATTCTAGTATTCCTCTTTCGATTCTAAACGCTTATGGAAAAATCCGGCCGGAAGTAGTCATACAAACGAAGAAAACTCTTTCCGAAAGAAAAATTCGAAATTACGTTCTCGTATGTCATCATCCGATTTGGAATCCGGCAAATAGACAAGAAACCGTACATCATAAATTGCTAAATAGGGAAGAGATCGCCTCCTTATTAAAGGAACAACCTCCGCTTGTTTATCTACACGGTCACGTCCACACGAACTGGGTAAAATTTCCAGGGAATGAATTACCTTATTATGTGGTGAATTCCGCTTCCAGTACACGTCTTCCCGATACAACACATGAGAGCGGATTTCATCTGCTGGAAATTCAAAAGCATAATGTAGAAATTCAAAGATATACTTACAATTTAGAAAAGTCTAAGTTTACGGAAGCCCCCTTGGTTTCCTACTCAGAAAAGGAATAA
- the hslU gene encoding ATP-dependent protease ATPase subunit HslU, with the protein MTDYSKDQELMLPIEEELTPRQIVTKLDEHIIGQKNAKKAVAIALRNRTRRKKLDLEMREEIYPKNIIMIGPTGVGKTEIARRLSKLCGAPFLKVEATKYTEVGYVGRDVESMIRDLAVISMNLVKQEFRTKVEETAKQKAEEALLDILLPFPVENKYNSGQAADFTTSSPYTGEEERKTRFLETREFMKKKLKTGKLDDQEVELDLPNPTVSQIPMLQVFGAGNLDDLDNQLQNVLGDLLPKKNKKRKLKIPEALKALEEFEADKLLDPDKVQREALRRVEEMGIIFLDEIDKIAGREGKNGADVSREGVQRDLLPIVEGATVNTKIGPVKTDHILFIAAGAFHMTKPSDLIPELQGRFPIRVELEKLSREDFEKILTAPRSSLTRQYEALLFTDGIQLEFSSDGIQEIARIAYDMNEKHENIGARRLNTILERLLEEVSFEGPDLPENQKKVKIDGKYVMDRLQGVIQNKDLSQYIL; encoded by the coding sequence ATGACAGATTACTCCAAAGACCAGGAACTTATGTTGCCGATCGAAGAAGAACTGACTCCTCGACAAATCGTCACAAAATTGGACGAACATATCATCGGCCAGAAAAATGCAAAAAAGGCAGTTGCGATCGCCCTTAGAAACAGAACCAGACGCAAAAAACTGGATCTTGAAATGAGAGAAGAAATTTATCCGAAGAATATCATCATGATCGGACCTACCGGAGTCGGTAAAACGGAAATTGCTAGAAGACTCTCTAAACTTTGCGGAGCTCCATTTTTAAAAGTAGAAGCCACAAAATACACCGAAGTCGGCTATGTCGGAAGAGACGTTGAATCCATGATTCGGGATCTCGCAGTTATATCGATGAATCTTGTAAAACAGGAATTTAGGACCAAGGTAGAAGAAACCGCAAAACAAAAGGCGGAAGAGGCTTTACTTGATATTCTTCTTCCCTTTCCAGTTGAGAATAAATATAATTCCGGACAAGCCGCCGACTTTACGACTTCTTCTCCTTATACGGGCGAGGAAGAAAGAAAAACTCGTTTTCTCGAAACCAGAGAATTCATGAAAAAAAAATTAAAAACGGGAAAATTAGACGATCAGGAAGTAGAATTGGATCTTCCGAACCCGACCGTGTCTCAGATTCCCATGCTTCAGGTTTTTGGAGCGGGAAATTTGGACGATTTAGATAATCAACTTCAGAATGTTTTGGGCGATTTGCTTCCCAAAAAAAATAAAAAACGTAAACTCAAAATTCCAGAAGCCCTTAAGGCATTAGAAGAATTCGAAGCGGATAAACTTTTGGATCCGGATAAGGTACAAAGAGAAGCTCTACGAAGAGTAGAAGAAATGGGAATCATATTTTTGGATGAGATCGATAAGATAGCAGGAAGAGAAGGAAAAAACGGAGCAGATGTTTCCAGAGAAGGGGTTCAAAGAGATCTTCTTCCGATCGTGGAAGGAGCGACAGTGAACACAAAAATCGGTCCCGTAAAAACCGATCATATTCTTTTTATAGCTGCAGGTGCGTTTCATATGACGAAACCTTCCGATCTAATTCCAGAGTTGCAGGGAAGATTTCCGATTCGTGTCGAACTCGAAAAACTTTCTAGGGAAGATTTTGAAAAGATTCTGACGGCTCCTCGCTCTTCTCTCACGAGACAGTACGAGGCTTTGCTTTTTACAGACGGAATCCAATTAGAGTTTTCTTCGGACGGAATTCAGGAAATTGCAAGAATCGCATATGACATGAACGAGAAGCACGAGAATATCGGAGCCAGAAGACTCAACACGATTTTAGAACGTCTTCTTGAGGAAGTAAGTTTTGAAGGCCCCGATCTTCCGGAAAATCAGAAGAAAGTAAAAATCGACGGAAAATATGTTATGGATCGTTTGCAAGGTGTAATTCAAAATAAGGATCTCAGTCAGTATATCCTCTAA
- a CDS encoding lipoyl domain-containing protein produces the protein MELKSNIFELVTPDLGDTDKIELVHWNVKLGDLVEPGQEILELVTDKACFPMESPVKGRLTQIIKEKGSIVHKAEVLGILELFESE, from the coding sequence ATGGAATTAAAATCTAACATTTTTGAATTGGTCACACCCGACCTTGGAGATACAGATAAGATCGAACTCGTCCATTGGAATGTGAAGTTAGGAGATTTAGTGGAGCCAGGTCAGGAAATTTTAGAGCTCGTTACCGATAAGGCATGTTTTCCTATGGAGTCTCCCGTGAAAGGCAGGCTAACACAAATCATAAAAGAGAAAGGATCGATTGTCCACAAAGCCGAAGTGTTGGGAATCTTAGAACTTTTCGAATCCGAATGA
- the pth gene encoding aminoacyl-tRNA hydrolase gives MANLKLLLVGIGNPGQKYAYNRHNIGFVILDSFLDSSSGSYQTNTKYSLARTDEEGVTIFYLKPLEFMNLSGKAVAEIAKKNGISPENILVIHDEIDFEFGKLKLKEGGGHAGHNGLRNIVERLGTNTFFRLRFGVGKPSTASEVSDYVLSNFFPEEREKIPELVQVSLQKISDWVRERKNEFRKLSDIQ, from the coding sequence ATGGCAAACTTAAAACTTTTACTGGTGGGCATTGGAAACCCTGGCCAAAAATATGCCTATAATCGGCATAATATCGGTTTTGTGATTTTAGATTCTTTTTTGGATTCTTCTTCTGGAAGTTACCAGACAAACACCAAGTATTCACTTGCAAGAACCGACGAAGAAGGAGTGACGATTTTTTATCTGAAACCTCTTGAATTTATGAATCTTTCTGGAAAAGCAGTCGCCGAAATTGCAAAGAAAAACGGGATTTCTCCGGAGAACATTTTAGTTATTCACGATGAAATCGATTTTGAATTCGGAAAGTTAAAACTCAAAGAAGGGGGAGGACATGCTGGACATAATGGCCTGCGAAATATCGTGGAAAGACTCGGAACAAATACATTCTTCCGACTTAGATTTGGTGTCGGAAAACCATCCACGGCATCGGAAGTTTCAGATTATGTACTTTCTAATTTTTTCCCAGAAGAAAGGGAAAAAATTCCGGAATTAGTCCAAGTGTCTTTGCAAAAAATCTCCGATTGGGTTCGAGAAAGAAAAAACGAATTTCGAAAACTTTCCGATATTCAGTAA
- a CDS encoding LIC11612 family fibronectin-binding protein codes for MFRTIFRNILVVVLTFSVFYFSNVFSEAGGLKDRPISIVLVCKPSTKEDKPRYYRSTSLFFKRLKNKRVQENGTAYLVGYGSFSSKPPVEQLKLAGENRYDLYIFPKDVIENLPTSRDEVVPWISFPVEKKEIVKTEKNTNQKSKIGKPVKNKKKQTNSVKKDFKKKTELNSKIHNSEKKVESSISKSTSEIVSTQTKTIATPTQSAKNSKIENDSFELSFDTLKFWFSTNVNPIEFPWESDKIFFLLGDKIVQNSFSEKTKNTTLIRLLNFPQDLRFNDGIYDIGCASSRIPNGVSVLHFFFRGNRLIRLRQESFSLNSDGSGKSWELE; via the coding sequence ATGTTTCGAACGATTTTCAGAAATATTCTTGTCGTCGTTCTGACGTTTAGTGTGTTCTATTTTTCGAATGTGTTTTCGGAAGCAGGTGGACTCAAAGATCGTCCTATCAGCATTGTACTCGTTTGTAAACCTTCCACCAAAGAAGATAAACCTCGATATTATAGATCCACTTCTTTATTTTTTAAAAGGCTTAAAAATAAACGGGTCCAGGAAAATGGGACCGCGTATTTAGTCGGTTACGGTTCATTTTCCTCTAAACCCCCTGTAGAGCAGTTAAAACTTGCTGGAGAAAATAGATACGATCTATATATCTTTCCGAAAGACGTAATAGAAAATCTACCTACATCCAGAGACGAAGTTGTGCCTTGGATTAGTTTTCCGGTAGAAAAAAAGGAAATTGTAAAAACTGAAAAAAATACGAATCAAAAATCCAAAATCGGAAAACCTGTAAAAAACAAGAAAAAACAAACGAACTCCGTCAAAAAAGATTTTAAGAAAAAAACAGAATTAAATTCTAAGATTCATAATTCTGAGAAAAAAGTAGAATCCTCGATTTCAAAATCGACATCTGAAATCGTTTCTACTCAAACGAAAACGATCGCTACGCCAACACAATCTGCAAAAAATAGCAAAATCGAAAACGATTCTTTTGAATTGAGTTTTGACACTTTAAAGTTTTGGTTTTCTACGAATGTCAATCCGATAGAATTTCCTTGGGAATCGGATAAAATTTTTTTCCTACTCGGAGATAAAATCGTACAAAATTCGTTTTCCGAAAAAACGAAAAACACAACTCTGATTCGGCTCTTGAATTTTCCACAGGATCTAAGATTCAACGATGGGATTTATGATATCGGTTGCGCGTCTTCTCGGATTCCGAACGGGGTTTCTGTCTTACATTTTTTCTTTCGGGGAAATCGATTGATTCGTCTCAGACAAGAAAGTTTTTCTCTCAATAGCGACGGTTCCGGTAAATCCTGGGAACTGGAGTAA
- a CDS encoding PQQ-dependent sugar dehydrogenase, with the protein MFFTIEFDPSCSITIKSNIIQNPFSKSILSFLRSKDVFRWIRKISIYVLISSALVLTNGCERIQNILVEILGASDKYKAEGNTNLLQPIYSGKDETKEKISISLKEVSAGFRQPTDIQFPPGETEFFLVTEQKGKLRWGKVRKNETGTLLTLNVLSVSEQGLLGLAFHPDFAKNGKFYLNYVLKVNGKDTSRVSEWVASSPKDLANSKITSERIIMEVIQPYPNHNAGQLEFGPDQYLYVGWGDGGWMGDPKKNGQNPKTFLGSMLRIDVNSTENGKGYKVPQDNPFIKDSCCAPETFAYGFRNPWRYSFDPKGRLILADVGQDLWEEINIVERGKNYGWNIREASHCFDPKQNCREEGLTDPIYEYGREEGQSITGGYVYSNSEISDLNGKYVFADFVSGRIWALELPEQLGQPAKKVYALGKWPLLISSFGRDSAGKVYLSDFGSGKIYRIDPK; encoded by the coding sequence ATGTTTTTTACAATCGAATTCGACCCGTCCTGTTCCATTACAATAAAATCAAATATCATTCAGAATCCGTTCTCAAAATCGATTTTAAGCTTTTTGAGGTCTAAGGACGTTTTCCGATGGATTCGAAAAATTTCCATTTATGTTCTTATTTCAAGTGCTTTGGTTTTAACGAACGGTTGCGAACGAATTCAAAATATTCTCGTGGAAATCTTAGGAGCGTCTGACAAGTATAAGGCGGAGGGGAATACGAATCTTCTTCAGCCCATTTATTCTGGAAAAGACGAGACCAAGGAAAAAATTTCTATTTCTCTCAAAGAAGTATCTGCCGGTTTCAGGCAGCCTACGGATATACAGTTTCCGCCGGGAGAAACGGAATTTTTTTTGGTTACCGAACAAAAGGGGAAACTTCGTTGGGGTAAAGTTCGTAAAAATGAAACAGGAACATTATTGACTTTGAATGTTCTTTCGGTATCGGAACAAGGTTTGCTTGGTCTTGCGTTTCACCCCGATTTTGCAAAAAATGGAAAATTCTATCTCAATTACGTTTTGAAAGTGAACGGAAAAGATACGAGTCGCGTTAGCGAATGGGTCGCGTCTTCTCCAAAAGATTTAGCCAATTCTAAAATTACTTCCGAACGAATTATCATGGAAGTGATTCAGCCTTACCCGAATCACAACGCGGGGCAACTTGAGTTTGGTCCGGATCAGTATCTTTACGTAGGTTGGGGGGACGGAGGTTGGATGGGCGATCCAAAGAAAAATGGACAGAATCCTAAAACGTTTTTAGGAAGTATGCTTCGTATAGATGTAAACTCAACGGAAAATGGAAAGGGTTATAAGGTTCCTCAGGATAATCCTTTTATAAAAGATTCCTGCTGTGCTCCGGAGACATTCGCATACGGTTTTCGAAACCCTTGGAGATACAGCTTTGATCCCAAAGGAAGATTGATCCTTGCGGATGTGGGACAAGATCTTTGGGAAGAGATCAATATAGTAGAACGTGGGAAAAATTACGGGTGGAACATTAGAGAAGCGAGTCATTGCTTCGATCCGAAGCAAAATTGTAGAGAAGAGGGGCTAACCGATCCGATTTACGAGTATGGTCGCGAAGAAGGACAATCAATCACAGGCGGTTATGTATATTCGAATTCGGAGATTTCGGATTTGAACGGAAAATACGTTTTTGCAGACTTTGTTTCAGGTAGAATTTGGGCATTGGAACTTCCAGAGCAATTGGGTCAACCTGCAAAAAAAGTTTATGCGCTTGGAAAATGGCCGCTACTTATTTCTTCCTTTGGAAGAGATTCAGCCGGAAAAGTATATCTAAGTGATTTTGGGAGTGGAAAAATTTACCGAATTGATCCAAAGTAA